One window from the genome of Diabrotica virgifera virgifera chromosome 6, PGI_DIABVI_V3a encodes:
- the LOC126887147 gene encoding uncharacterized protein LOC126887147, with translation MALLNENKTYTESVQNDILTDNNSPIFPLEVYDIYNANIAEAYSNDMIVFEEPPDVAVKEEIFSHDLTSCFNLAADNGLGAGISSDQNKENTSNQINTDVEPIIDSDYELESTIIRYPLLFSNYLLLSISS, from the coding sequence ATGGccttactaaatgaaaataaaacatataccgaATCAGTACAAAATGATATACTGACTGACAATAACTCCCCTATATTTCCCTTAGAGGTTTATGAcatttataatgccaacattgcagaagcttATAGCAATGACATGATCGTCTTTGAGGAACCCCCAGACGTTGcagtaaaagaagaaatatttagtcacgatctcacatcatgtttcaacttagcagcAGATAATGGTTTGGGTGCTGGTATAAGTAGtgatcaaaataaggaaaatacaagCAATCAAATCAATACGGATGTTGAACCAATTATTGACAGTGATTATGAATTAGAATCCACTATTATTAGATATCCGCTTCTATTCTCGaattatttacttttaagtatttcatcctag